In one Ictalurus furcatus strain D&B chromosome 10, Billie_1.0, whole genome shotgun sequence genomic region, the following are encoded:
- the palm1a gene encoding paralemmin 1a isoform X1, with protein sequence MTNKLQTTGQAACQIPLLIDHSVRRHRMSEALSQQERLQAIAEKRKRQTEIENKKRQLEDDRRQLQHLKSKALRERWLLDGAPSAGSEEDEAKKQLQEDEAKTKGLEEAILSLEQELEELETGVSATSTKENLSDAAQQEESKTVDNMVMGDSIKVVHEVRGTDGPLTNGIHQLSSSEVEELILKADEVSVSDGGKATPQRVVEEAAKLEAGTEQVGVTPVKEITGVEAKPSPAAPQTDVNDASAEKPVTMVFMGYQDVEDEDETKKVLGLESTTVKAELVVIEDGENKNGAKEDQAPPNGGPAEPAKAQEEKGEEGDPEAGAAEMKSKEKQPCKCCTIM encoded by the exons gatgtCTGAGGCGTTGTCACAGCAGGAGAGGCTCCAGGCTATAGCA gagaagagaaagagacaaacagagatagaaaacaaaaaaaggcaactGGAGGATGACCGCAGACAGCTGCAGCACCTCAAG TCAAAGGCACTGAGGGAGAGATGGCTGCTAGATggagcgccctctgctggctcGGAGGAAGACGAAGCAAAGAAACAGCTTCAAGAAGATGAAGCCAAAACTAAAGGACTTGAGGAGGCTATTCTGAG CCTGGAACAGGAACTGGAGGAGTTGGAGACAGGTGTGTCCGCAACGTCCACCAAAGAAAACCTGTCCGATGCAGCCCAGCAAGAGGAAAGCAAGACTGTAGACAACATG gtcATGGGAGACTCCATTAAAG TGGTGCACGAGGTGCGTGGGACAGACGGCCCACTGACCAACGGCATTCACCAGCTCAGCTCGTCCGAAGTGGAGGAACTCATCCTCAAGGCCGACGAGGTCTCCGTAAGCGACGGCGGCAAAGCCACACCCCAAAGGGTGGTGGAGGAAGCCGCGAAGCTTGAAGCGGGAACGGAACAAGTTGGGGTTACTCCGGTCAAAGAGATCACTGGCGTCGAAGCCAAACCATCGCCGGCCGCGCCCCAGACCGACGTAAACGACGCCAGCGCGGAGAAGCCGGTCACTATGGTGTTCATGGGCTACCAGGACGTGGAGGACGAGGACGAGACGAAGAAGGTACTCGGCCTCGAAAGCACTACCGTCAAGGCCGAGCTGGTAGTCATCGAGGATGGAGAAAACAAGAACGGCGCCAAGGAGGACCAGGCGCCACCCAACGGAGGCCCGGCTGAGCCAGCAAAAGCCCAGGAAGAGAAAGGCGAAGAGGGCGACCCTGAGGCCGGCGCCGCTGAaatgaaaagcaaagaaaagcaGCCTTGCAAATGCTGTACCATCATGTGA
- the palm1a gene encoding paralemmin 1a isoform X2 yields MSEALSQQERLQAIAEKRKRQTEIENKKRQLEDDRRQLQHLKSKALRERWLLDGAPSAGSEEDEAKKQLQEDEAKTKGLEEAILSLEQELEELETGVSATSTKENLSDAAQQEESKTVDNMVMGDSIKVVHEVRGTDGPLTNGIHQLSSSEVEELILKADEVSVSDGGKATPQRVVEEAAKLEAGTEQVGVTPVKEITGVEAKPSPAAPQTDVNDASAEKPVTMVFMGYQDVEDEDETKKVLGLESTTVKAELVVIEDGENKNGAKEDQAPPNGGPAEPAKAQEEKGEEGDPEAGAAEMKSKEKQPCKCCTIM; encoded by the exons atgtCTGAGGCGTTGTCACAGCAGGAGAGGCTCCAGGCTATAGCA gagaagagaaagagacaaacagagatagaaaacaaaaaaaggcaactGGAGGATGACCGCAGACAGCTGCAGCACCTCAAG TCAAAGGCACTGAGGGAGAGATGGCTGCTAGATggagcgccctctgctggctcGGAGGAAGACGAAGCAAAGAAACAGCTTCAAGAAGATGAAGCCAAAACTAAAGGACTTGAGGAGGCTATTCTGAG CCTGGAACAGGAACTGGAGGAGTTGGAGACAGGTGTGTCCGCAACGTCCACCAAAGAAAACCTGTCCGATGCAGCCCAGCAAGAGGAAAGCAAGACTGTAGACAACATG gtcATGGGAGACTCCATTAAAG TGGTGCACGAGGTGCGTGGGACAGACGGCCCACTGACCAACGGCATTCACCAGCTCAGCTCGTCCGAAGTGGAGGAACTCATCCTCAAGGCCGACGAGGTCTCCGTAAGCGACGGCGGCAAAGCCACACCCCAAAGGGTGGTGGAGGAAGCCGCGAAGCTTGAAGCGGGAACGGAACAAGTTGGGGTTACTCCGGTCAAAGAGATCACTGGCGTCGAAGCCAAACCATCGCCGGCCGCGCCCCAGACCGACGTAAACGACGCCAGCGCGGAGAAGCCGGTCACTATGGTGTTCATGGGCTACCAGGACGTGGAGGACGAGGACGAGACGAAGAAGGTACTCGGCCTCGAAAGCACTACCGTCAAGGCCGAGCTGGTAGTCATCGAGGATGGAGAAAACAAGAACGGCGCCAAGGAGGACCAGGCGCCACCCAACGGAGGCCCGGCTGAGCCAGCAAAAGCCCAGGAAGAGAAAGGCGAAGAGGGCGACCCTGAGGCCGGCGCCGCTGAaatgaaaagcaaagaaaagcaGCCTTGCAAATGCTGTACCATCATGTGA
- the palm1a gene encoding paralemmin 1a isoform X3 — protein sequence MTNKLQTTGQAACQIPLLIDHSVRRHRMSEALSQQERLQAIAEKRKRQTEIENKKRQLEDDRRQLQHLKSKALRERWLLDGAPSAGSEEDEAKKQLQEDEAKTKGLEEAILSLEQELEELETGVSATSTKENLSDAAQQEESKTVDNMVMGDSIKEVREIKVHLSPRLEKFRGDSDMMRAAMYSVEITVEKDLVTGETKVLSTNTLLPKDFSHQGVKVYEDEQKVVHEVRGTDGPLTNGIHQLSSSEVEELILKADEVSVSDGGKATPQRVVEEAAKLEAGTEQVGVTPVKEITGVEAKPSPAAPQTDVNDASAEKPVTMVFMGYQDVEDEDETKKVLGLESTTVKAELVVIEDGENKNGAKEDQAPPNGGPAEPAKAQEEKGEEGDPEAGAAEMKSKEKQPCKCCTIM from the exons gatgtCTGAGGCGTTGTCACAGCAGGAGAGGCTCCAGGCTATAGCA gagaagagaaagagacaaacagagatagaaaacaaaaaaaggcaactGGAGGATGACCGCAGACAGCTGCAGCACCTCAAG TCAAAGGCACTGAGGGAGAGATGGCTGCTAGATggagcgccctctgctggctcGGAGGAAGACGAAGCAAAGAAACAGCTTCAAGAAGATGAAGCCAAAACTAAAGGACTTGAGGAGGCTATTCTGAG CCTGGAACAGGAACTGGAGGAGTTGGAGACAGGTGTGTCCGCAACGTCCACCAAAGAAAACCTGTCCGATGCAGCCCAGCAAGAGGAAAGCAAGACTGTAGACAACATG gtcATGGGAGACTCCATTAAAG AGGTCAGAGAGATCAAAGTTCACCTCAGTCCTCGTCTGGAGAAATTCAGGGGTGACTCTGACATGATGAGAGCAG CGATGTACTCCGTAGAGATCACAGTTGAGAAGGACCTGGTCACAGGCGAGACCAAAGTCTTGTCCACCAACACACTACTGCCCAAAGATTTCTCTCATCAGGGGGTCAAAGTGTATGAGGATGAACAGAAAG TGGTGCACGAGGTGCGTGGGACAGACGGCCCACTGACCAACGGCATTCACCAGCTCAGCTCGTCCGAAGTGGAGGAACTCATCCTCAAGGCCGACGAGGTCTCCGTAAGCGACGGCGGCAAAGCCACACCCCAAAGGGTGGTGGAGGAAGCCGCGAAGCTTGAAGCGGGAACGGAACAAGTTGGGGTTACTCCGGTCAAAGAGATCACTGGCGTCGAAGCCAAACCATCGCCGGCCGCGCCCCAGACCGACGTAAACGACGCCAGCGCGGAGAAGCCGGTCACTATGGTGTTCATGGGCTACCAGGACGTGGAGGACGAGGACGAGACGAAGAAGGTACTCGGCCTCGAAAGCACTACCGTCAAGGCCGAGCTGGTAGTCATCGAGGATGGAGAAAACAAGAACGGCGCCAAGGAGGACCAGGCGCCACCCAACGGAGGCCCGGCTGAGCCAGCAAAAGCCCAGGAAGAGAAAGGCGAAGAGGGCGACCCTGAGGCCGGCGCCGCTGAaatgaaaagcaaagaaaagcaGCCTTGCAAATGCTGTACCATCATGTGA